A single genomic interval of Antechinus flavipes isolate AdamAnt ecotype Samford, QLD, Australia chromosome 1, AdamAnt_v2, whole genome shotgun sequence harbors:
- the LOC127545642 gene encoding E3 ubiquitin-protein ligase TRIM39-like, giving the protein MASYLISNLWEELKCPICLDFFTCATSIECGHNFCAACIHALMIKTLKSRFRCPKCHKKCMKNARPNRQLGTIAQSFKLLTFHMNRKWKLRDVIRRKFFEEIFLDPETAYPGIVVSRDMKTIRKDKWKKLFWKKSNLCGAILATQSFMSGRHYWEVTVGNSSAWDVGLCKQSTKRKGKVSPSPSTGHWLLSLRQETYLVCTMPRMSIPIPRKLYKVGIFLDYEAGDIMFYDVDSKCLIYTFTSSFSEPLFPIFSIGLNFKNENVLTIDPVPDEAAETPEHT; this is encoded by the exons ATGGCCTCATATCTTATTTCAAACCTTTGGGAAGAGCTGAAGTGCCCCATCTGCCTAGATTTCTTCACATGTGCCACATCTATAGAATGCGGTCACAATTTTTGTGCAGCATGTATCCATGCACTCATGATCAAGACTTTGAAGTCCAGATTTCGATGTCCTAAATGTCACAAGAAGTGTATGAAGAATGCCCGGCCTAATCGACAACTGGGGACAATAGCACAATCCTTCAAATTGCTCACATTTCATATGAATAGGAAGTGGAAGCTGAGAGATGTGATCAGGAGAAAATTCTTTG AGGAAATCTTTCTGGATCCTGAAACTGCCTATCCTGGAATCGTTGTGTCCAGAGATatgaaaacaataagaaaagataaatggaagAAGTTGTTTTGGAAGAAATCTAATCTATGTGGTGCTATTCTAGCAACTCAGAGCTTCATGTCTGGGAGACATTATTGGGAGGTGACAGTGGGAAACAGTTCTGCTTGGGATGTTGGTCTTTGTAAGCAGTCtacaaaaagaaagggaaaagtttcaCCATCTCCTTCTACTGGACATTGGCTTTTGAGCCTAAGACAAGAAACATATCTTGTCTGTACCATGCCTAGGATGAGCATTCCCATACCAAGGAAGCTCTATAAAGTGGGGATCTTTTTGGATTATGAGGCAGGAGACATAATGTTTTATGATGTAGACAGTAAATGCCTCATCTATACATTCACCAGCTCATTTTCAGAGCCTCTCTTCCCTATATTTTCCATCGGCCTCAACTTCAAGAATGAAAATGTTCTGACCATAGACCCAGTACCAGATGAAGCTGCAGAAACCCCAGAACATACATAA